AACCCAACCCCAGGCAGGGAAGATATGTACTTCTGCCCCCTCCCAATTTTGCCATTGGGGAAATTTCGCACGGTCAACAAAGATGCGATCCCGTAAACCAGGAACTTCGGGTTTAGGAACATTAATTTCTTTGCCAACAATTTGATCGCAGGCTTCCGCTTGAATTAATAGTAAATGCTGATTAGCTTTTGGCGGTTGCAGTTCATATTGAGCCCACCAATTAATAATGCGAATAGCCGTTTCTGGATTCCACTCAGGGTCGTTTGTCAGACAAAAAGCGTCGAGTTTAAATCTGCCATCTTTTAGATTTTCCCAGATAAGGGATTGTTCTCCCGCCCTTAAACGAATTGTTGAGGCCATCGCCCACTGATAGTTGTCCTCTTCCTTTGTTGGAGGTAAATTTTTTAACTGCGATTGACTACTATCTGCTCGCAAAATAGCCAAGTCGTCCTGATTAGTTTCAATATTGTGGGTGTAGCGAACCCAGATTTTATAGTCTCCAGTATCCGGTACAACGATTTTCCATTCCAATTGTTGATTAGCCTTATTGAGGCTGACTGCGCTATTAAAGGCTCCCTTTTCCCAAGGTTTGCCTCCCCATTGTGCGTGCAACCAACCTCCAAGGATAGGTTCTTTTGAGTCGAATTTGGGATAACGCGCCCTCGTCGCCTCCTTGCCATCAGTACGAAGCAAGCGGAAATACCATTTTCCAGCTTTGACATCTGGTAATGTTGCTACCCAAAGGTGATCATTAAGTTTTCGCCAATTTTCGATTTGTTTGCCACCGCTAAGAATGGGAATTTCATTAGGAAAGGCTTCAAAAATTACCGGACATTCAGCAGTTCCTGAATCTTCTGGTTCTAACAAGAAAGGTTTTTCTAAATAGTAAGTGCCACCCCGCAAAAAAACTGTCACGGGTTGTTTTAAAATTCCGCCTTGCTGGTGTTTGAGTTCGCGGATAGCATCGCGGGAACGTGAAAGAGTCGCAAAAGGGCCGTCTGTTTTTGTTTCATTGGCTTTAGCCAATTTGCCAGACCAAGTATCATTTCCTTCGGGCGCGATATAAAAGATGATGCCATTGCGATTTTGTTGGGGGTTAGATGCCAAACTTCCACGAACAGTTGCAAAAGAATGGATAGCTAAACCTCCGAAACTCATCCAAGCTAAAAAAGTGCGGCGATCCATAATTTATTAATTCTAAACTTTGTTTATGGGGGTGCGGTGATTACATATTTTATTTATGTTTAATATTTTAGCTTTATTGTCTAAGTAACATTGGTTTTTTAATGATAATTAAATATTTTATTGCTTTAGTTGAGGGATTAGCGGGGTTTTTAAGTTTAGGAAAATTCAATTATTGGGATTTTTTAACATCTTGAATGAATTTTTAATAATTTTTGGCGAAAGATAGTGTCAAATATTAATAGTGATACCAATTTCGATAATTATTACTACAGTTCAAGGAAGCCGCGTTAAAGTCCCCTTTTCCAAGGGGGATTTAGGGGGTCTTTGTCCCCTTTTCCAAGGGGAATTTAGGGTTTTTTTTATGTGTGGCAGTGTTTTGTAGATTTGGTATTAAATATATTTTTGACTCTTGGCAGCGCTTGTGTAAAAAAATAGTTAAAAGCTGTAATTGAGGTAGGTAAAACTAGATATAAACCTCTAACAAAATTCAGATAAAAGTAAAGTTGACTAATGGATTTCGTTATTAAATAAAAAATATTAATTTATTACTTGGTAATATCAAATATTTATTTGTTTTATATCTACATTCCCGGCACTCCAGCCTGACACCGGCCATATATGAGACATCTCCGAAATAGTATAATTTTCTGATATAAAGAATATAAGAACAGCTATTGACAACAAAATTATGACTTCTATACTAGAGCATATAAACAAAAATCCTCAAGAAACACAACGATTAATTGGTGTGGGGTATCCAGAGCTACAACAATTAATTCAAAATGCCGAAAAATTACATCAAGAAAATCAAATTTTATCGGAATCAAAGAAAACTAGAATTATATCGGGTGGAGGTGGCCGTAAACCCAAATTATCTACAGAAGAGCAAAGAATTTTGACTTTAGTATACCTAAGACAAATGACCACATTTCAACTTCTTGGTATTCAGTTTGGAGTAAGTGAAACAACAGCCAATGATACATTTAATTACTGGCTACCACTACTCATGGAATTGCTACTCTGTAGTTTACTTGAACAAGTAAAAAAAAATTTCAGACTATGAAATTGTCAAAGAAATCCTCACAGATTAT
This portion of the Leptolyngbyaceae cyanobacterium genome encodes:
- a CDS encoding transposase family protein → MTSILEHINKNPQETQRLIGVGYPELQQLIQNAEKLHQENQILSESKKTRIISGGGGRKPKLSTEEQRILTLVYLRQMTTFQLLGIQFGVSETTANDTFNYWLPLLMELLLCSLLEQVKKNFRL